A part of Neoarius graeffei isolate fNeoGra1 chromosome 22, fNeoGra1.pri, whole genome shotgun sequence genomic DNA contains:
- the LOC132870274 gene encoding putative keratin-associated protein 4-16, with the protein MSTKQPFFLPASSPSFLPCLCPGKHLSLPSFLPHLPSCLVSVPVNPSAFRPSCLVSILPASSLSCLPPFLPCLHPSCLVSVLVNPSAFHPSCLFSVLVNPSAFHPSCLISVLVNPSAFHPSCLFSVLVNPSAFHPSCLFSVLPSTLPALSPSFLPRLCPGKPLSLPSFLPFLCPGKPLSLPSFLPRLCPGKPLSLPSFLPFLCPGKPLSLPSFLPFLCPGKPLSLPSFLPFLCPGKSLSLPSILPHLPSCLVPVLVNPSAFYPSCFVSILPASSLSW; encoded by the exons CCTTTCTTCCTTCCTGCCTCATCTCCATCCTTCCTGCCTTGTCTCTGTCCTGGTAAACACCTCAGCCTTCCATCCTTCCTGCCTCATCTCCCTTCCTGCCTTGTCTCTGTTCCAGTAAACCCCTCAGCCTTCCGTCCTTCCTGCCTTGTCTCCATCCTTCCTGCCTCGTCTCTGTCCTG CCTTCCACCCTTCCTGCCTTGTCTCCATCCTTCCTGCCTCGTCTCTGTCCTGGTAAACCCCTCAGCCTTCCATCCTTCCTGCCTTTTCTCTGTCCTGGTAAACCCCTCAGCCTTCCATCCTTCCTGCCTCATCTCTGTCCTGGTAAACCCCTCAGCCTTCCATCCTTCCTGCCTTTTCTCTGTCCTGGTAAACCCCTCAGCCTTCCATCCTTCCTGCCTTTTCTCTGTCCTG CCTTCCACCCTTCCTGCCTTGTCTCCATCCTTCCTACCTCGTCTCTGTCCTGGTAAACCCCTCAGCCTTCCATCCTTCCTGCCTTTTCTCTGTCCTGGTAAACCCCTCAGCCTTCCATCCTTCCTGCCTCGTCTCTGTCCTGGTAAACCCCTCAGCCTTCCATCCTTCCTGCCTTTTCTCTGTCCTGGTAAACCCCTCAGCCTTCCATCCTTCCTGCCTTTTCTCTGTCCTGGTAAACCCCTCAGCCTTCCATCCTTCCTGCCTTTTCTCTGTCCTGGTAAAAGCCTCAGCCTTCCATCCATCCTGCCTCATCTCCCTTCCTGCCTTGTCCCTGTTCTGGTAAACCCCTCAGCCTTCTATCCTTCCTGCTTTGTCTCCATCCTTCCTGCCTCGTCTCTGTCCTGGTAA